The following proteins are co-located in the Colius striatus isolate bColStr4 chromosome 6, bColStr4.1.hap1, whole genome shotgun sequence genome:
- the RHOV gene encoding rho-related GTP-binding protein RhoV — MPPQELLDYSPALRRHSPSRGSGPELGIKCVLVGDGAVGKTSLVVSYTTNGYPDEYQPTALDTFSVQVLVDGAPVRIQLWDTAGQEDFDCLRSLCYPDTDVFLVCFSVVNPSSFQNITEKWIPEIRTHNPRAPVLLVGTQADLRDDVNVLISLDRYHVKPVPRPQAEGLADKIRAEAYLECSALTQKNLKEVFDMAIVSGVEHKARQEKKMTAKGIKTLSKCRWKKFFCFV, encoded by the exons ATGCCGCCTCAGGAGCTCCTGGACTACTCGCCCGCCCTGCGGAGACACAGCCCCTCGCGGGGCAGCGGCCCGGAGCTGGGCATCAAGTGCGTGCTGGTGGGCGATGGAGCCGTGGGCAAGACCAGCCTGGTTGTCAGCTACACCACCAACGGCTACCCCGACGAGTACCAGCCCACCGCCCTCGACACCTTCTCTG TGCAGGTCCTGGTGGATGGAGCCCCAGTCCGGATCCAGCTGTGGGACACTGCTGGACAG GAGGACTTTGACTGTTTGCGCTCGCTGTGTTACCCCGACACCGACGTCTTCCTTGTGTGCTTCAGCGTGGTGAACCCAAGCTCCTTCCAGAACATTACTGAGAAATGGATCCCCGAGATAAGAACTCACAACCCCCGGGCACCGGTGCTGCTGGTGGGGACACAGGCAGACTTGAGGGACGATGTCAATGTCCTCATCAGCCTGGATCGTTACCACGTGAAGCCCGTGCCCCGGCCTCAGGCAGAAGGCCTAGCTGACAAAATCCGGGCCGAGGCCTACCTGGAGTGCTCAGCACTGACCCAGAAGAACCTCAAAGAAGTTTTTGACATGGCCATTGTCAGTGGTGTTGAGCACAAAGCAcggcaggaaaagaaaatgactgcTAAAGGCATCAAAACTCTCTCCAAGTGCCGCTGGAAGAAGTTCTTCTGCTTTGTCTGA